The proteins below are encoded in one region of Clostridium fermenticellae:
- the murJ gene encoding murein biosynthesis integral membrane protein MurJ — MTNKKFLKSSLVVMIFIIFGKLFALVRDSLIAAKFGATYITDVYNFGLGIVYLLTTISYGLTTTFIPIHTDHMQTLNKKKSNSFVNNVINLSSIYTILITVVLIIFAKDIIYLFGHGFEKDPKVFEVALRVTRIMLISLIFVSLQSVITGVLQCHKEFYEPAAMSAVSNVVYIIYLVFMASKFGIIGFAVATVIGFFMQFLINVPKYRKLGYRYKPTIDFKDKEIDKMFKLMIPVIISTSVIQLNLFVNRSFATNIFFGAVTVLDCSNKINTLAYEVFAIGISMIVYPSLSEMAVKNDSIGYRKELEKSLIAIMLIMIPASFAIVFLRDQFITIIFKRGAFTNEAAKLTSSALLFYAPSMVAYGLRDILNKAFYSIKDTKTPMVNSFVGIGINVIINIFIVKYMKVSGLALATSISVIVTTILMLVDLNRKLNGINLKKVCIDFLKILIASIIMGLVILTINKLVLSFLSMGVKSSVVCVLISFVFGSLIYAVCIYIFKVDEFFELIDNFKHRSAN, encoded by the coding sequence ATGACAAATAAAAAATTTTTAAAGAGTTCACTTGTAGTTATGATATTTATAATTTTTGGAAAATTATTTGCACTTGTGAGAGATTCCCTAATAGCTGCTAAATTCGGAGCGACGTATATTACAGATGTATATAATTTTGGGCTTGGCATCGTGTATTTACTTACTACGATAAGTTATGGACTAACAACAACTTTTATACCAATACATACTGATCATATGCAAACACTAAACAAAAAAAAATCAAATAGTTTTGTAAATAATGTTATAAATTTATCCTCTATTTATACAATATTGATAACAGTGGTATTAATAATTTTTGCTAAGGATATAATATACTTATTTGGGCATGGATTTGAGAAGGATCCCAAAGTTTTTGAAGTAGCATTAAGGGTAACTAGAATAATGCTTATATCACTTATATTTGTAAGTTTACAAAGTGTTATAACTGGTGTACTTCAATGTCATAAGGAATTCTATGAACCGGCTGCAATGTCGGCAGTTTCTAATGTAGTATATATAATATACCTTGTATTTATGGCCTCAAAATTTGGAATTATTGGTTTTGCAGTTGCGACCGTTATAGGTTTCTTTATGCAATTTTTAATAAACGTGCCTAAATATAGGAAACTTGGATACAGATATAAACCTACCATAGATTTTAAAGATAAAGAAATAGATAAAATGTTTAAACTAATGATTCCTGTTATAATAAGTACTTCGGTAATACAGCTTAATTTATTTGTAAACAGGTCATTTGCAACAAATATATTTTTCGGCGCAGTAACTGTACTAGACTGTTCTAATAAAATAAATACACTTGCATATGAAGTATTTGCAATAGGAATATCAATGATAGTATATCCATCATTATCTGAAATGGCGGTTAAAAATGACAGTATTGGATATAGAAAAGAACTTGAGAAATCTTTAATTGCTATAATGCTTATAATGATACCTGCTTCTTTTGCAATAGTATTTTTAAGGGATCAATTTATAACAATTATATTTAAAAGGGGGGCTTTTACGAATGAAGCGGCTAAACTTACATCGAGTGCTCTTTTATTCTATGCACCATCTATGGTCGCATATGGATTAAGAGATATTTTAAATAAGGCATTTTATTCGATAAAAGATACGAAAACTCCTATGGTAAATAGTTTTGTTGGTATAGGAATAAATGTTATCATAAATATATTTATCGTAAAGTATATGAAAGTATCAGGACTTGCTTTAGCTACAAGTATTTCAGTAATAGTAACAACTATATTAATGCTTGTGGATCTAAATAGAAAGCTAAATGGTATTAATTTAAAAAAAGTGTGTATTGATTTTTTGAAAATATTAATTGCATCTATTATAATGGGATTGGTGATACTTACTATAAACAAGTTAGTTTTAAGTTTCTTAAGTATGGGAGTTAAATCTAGCGTAGTTTGTGTATTAATATCGTTTGTTTTTGGAAGCTTAATATACGCTGTATGTATTTATATATTTAAAGTAGATGAATTCTTTGAATTAATTGATAATTTTAAACATAGATCAGCAAATTAA
- a CDS encoding cell wall-binding repeat-containing protein — translation MNVKIESVMQIKLVFIIVIVTMIFGINMVLVNNRVYADSPKTLYVSPSGNDKNNGSKNSPFKTIQAGLDALNPGDTLLIRGGVYKETTDIFNRQGSQDAWFTVENYPGESVTMEGDYRLNWGGKIAPDAITFRNSSYWKVQGIKMAEYTGAGIYLTDKSNHVEMSNLTICDLDYPVYRPYGTSGIDGENSNDCTVKNCSIYSIGLKVNKPKDHGIYIGYQANNWIFDGNDIHDNAGAAIQLYGAPNGGSNCKITNNRLYDNHAYGLAIGSNAQNNYIYNNVFYGNNWCDVFMLESSTKNYFKGNLFLTGYSNYNVQLTDEGSVDNSFDYNTYYKINGVVVNRYDQMLNFNQWRSYGEEDSGELLQNYDEAQEKIASWKPAEVKNYTSRRLSGIDRFQTAEAIAEEFNSSKIDSVVITSGYSFNNALSGSVLAKKLDAPILLSGKTYTENQSAVQYINRHMNTSGKIYILGDEGNINENIITGLKNLGYNNIEILQDGEKYGAVKSINDKINASKGTPIVVLSGNDFPDGLSISAVAAAKGYPVIYSDLYDIPSESKETIKKINPSQIYIIGGNGVVSDYAKDNIKILTGLSDDKIVRIGGSDRYETSINVAKYFKMDGDIITLASGKDFPDALAGSVLSAKLNAPLILLGDNNKIQKDFVDTGKFTTQIIYGGTASISEYIAGSMAK, via the coding sequence ATGAATGTAAAAATAGAAAGTGTTATGCAAATTAAACTGGTTTTCATAATAGTTATAGTTACTATGATTTTTGGGATTAATATGGTATTAGTAAATAATAGAGTATATGCTGATTCGCCGAAAACTTTATATGTTTCTCCATCAGGAAATGATAAAAATAATGGAAGTAAAAATAGTCCGTTTAAAACAATTCAAGCTGGATTAGATGCATTAAATCCAGGAGATACTCTTCTAATAAGAGGAGGAGTGTACAAAGAGACTACAGATATATTTAATAGACAGGGATCACAAGACGCATGGTTTACTGTGGAAAACTATCCAGGGGAATCTGTAACTATGGAGGGTGATTACAGATTAAACTGGGGAGGGAAAATAGCACCAGATGCCATTACTTTTAGGAATAGTTCATATTGGAAAGTACAAGGAATAAAAATGGCTGAATATACAGGTGCTGGAATCTATTTGACTGATAAATCTAATCATGTGGAGATGAGTAATTTAACGATATGCGATTTAGATTATCCAGTTTATAGACCTTATGGTACATCAGGTATAGATGGTGAAAATTCTAATGATTGTACGGTTAAAAATTGCAGTATATACAGTATAGGATTAAAAGTAAATAAACCAAAGGATCATGGCATATACATTGGGTATCAAGCTAATAATTGGATATTTGATGGTAATGATATTCATGATAATGCTGGAGCAGCTATTCAATTATATGGAGCTCCTAATGGAGGCAGCAATTGCAAAATAACTAATAATCGCCTTTATGATAATCATGCTTATGGGCTTGCAATAGGCTCTAATGCACAAAATAATTATATATACAATAATGTATTTTATGGAAATAATTGGTGTGATGTATTTATGTTAGAGTCATCTACAAAAAATTATTTTAAAGGTAATTTATTTTTAACCGGTTACAGTAATTACAATGTTCAGCTAACTGATGAAGGGTCAGTAGATAATTCTTTTGATTATAATACATATTATAAAATCAATGGTGTTGTGGTTAATAGATATGATCAGATGTTGAATTTTAATCAGTGGAGATCATATGGAGAAGAAGATTCGGGAGAATTATTACAAAATTATGATGAAGCTCAAGAGAAAATTGCCAGTTGGAAACCTGCAGAAGTTAAGAATTATACTAGTAGGAGACTTAGTGGAATAGATAGATTTCAAACTGCGGAAGCTATTGCAGAAGAGTTTAACAGCTCCAAGATTGATAGTGTGGTTATAACTTCCGGGTACAGTTTTAATAATGCATTAAGTGGAAGTGTTCTTGCAAAAAAATTAGATGCACCTATACTTCTTTCTGGAAAAACTTATACTGAAAATCAGTCGGCAGTGCAATATATAAATAGACATATGAATACCAGTGGAAAAATATATATACTTGGGGATGAAGGAAATATAAATGAGAATATAATTACTGGTTTGAAAAATTTGGGATATAATAATATAGAGATACTGCAGGATGGTGAAAAGTATGGAGCAGTTAAATCTATAAATGATAAAATTAATGCTTCTAAGGGAACACCAATTGTCGTACTTTCAGGAAATGATTTTCCTGACGGACTTAGTATTTCAGCTGTAGCCGCAGCAAAAGGATATCCTGTAATATATTCTGATTTATATGATATACCAAGTGAATCTAAAGAAACTATAAAAAAGATTAATCCATCTCAAATTTATATAATAGGTGGAAATGGGGTTGTTTCTGATTATGCTAAGGATAATATAAAAATTTTGACTGGATTATCTGATGATAAAATTGTGAGAATAGGCGGGAGCGATAGATATGAGACCTCCATTAATGTTGCAAAATATTTTAAAATGGATGGTGATATTATTACTCTAGCATCAGGTAAAGATTTTCCAGATGCTCTTGCGGGAAGTGTATTATCTGCAAAACTAAATGCACCTTTAATACTTTTAGGAGATAATAATAAGATTCAAAAGGATTTTGTCGATACAGGAAAATTTACTACACAGATAATATATGGAGGAACTGCATCCATAAGTGAGTATATTGCCGGGAGCATGGCTAAATAA
- a CDS encoding sugar transferase — protein sequence MKAEDIKINIADDIESKKFQFAIKRCMDFILSLIGIVILSPLLLILSIWIKLDSKGPIIFKQIRVGKNEKEFTIYKFRTMIVDAEKKRELDIKPGDLSNFVFQSKSDNRVTKAGAFLRKTSLDEIPQLFNVLFGTMSLVGPRPEIPEVVKYYPEAYRQRLLVTQGITGLAQVSGRGEIELGKTVYYDLSYIKKFSILMDIKILFRTVFSVAKKEGAF from the coding sequence ATGAAGGCTGAAGATATAAAAATAAATATTGCGGATGATATAGAGAGTAAAAAGTTTCAGTTTGCAATTAAAAGATGTATGGATTTTATTTTGTCTTTGATAGGAATTGTAATACTATCACCACTATTATTGATTTTGTCGATATGGATTAAATTAGATTCAAAAGGTCCTATTATATTTAAACAGATTAGAGTTGGCAAAAATGAAAAAGAGTTTACAATATACAAATTTAGAACTATGATTGTGGATGCCGAGAAAAAGAGAGAACTTGATATTAAACCAGGTGATCTGAGTAATTTTGTATTTCAGAGTAAAAGTGATAATAGAGTGACTAAAGCTGGCGCTTTTTTGAGGAAAACAAGTTTAGATGAAATACCTCAATTATTTAATGTATTATTTGGTACTATGAGTCTTGTTGGGCCAAGGCCTGAGATTCCAGAGGTTGTTAAGTATTATCCTGAAGCTTATAGACAGAGGTTACTTGTTACTCAGGGTATAACTGGATTAGCTCAAGTAAGTGGAAGAGGAGAGATAGAACTTGGAAAGACGGTTTATTATGATCTCTCTTATATAAAGAAGTTTTCGATATTAATGGATATAAAAATATTATTTCGAACGGTATTTTCAGTTGCTAAAAAAGAAGGA